GGAATCAAAAATACACCCATCTCACACACACCCTATCAATCCGACCCAGTCAAGGCCGTGCAACGTGCTCAAGACAGTGCGTAGGGGACACAGCTGTAAGGAATTACAGGCCCCACtgatatatacagacacacacacacacacacacacacacaaatggagaAACAGCAGAGGACCGCTCTAAAAATACTCCCCAACCTGTAGTTAGTGGTGTGTATGTTGAGCAGCTGCTGCGGTTGAAGGCCCTTAGTGagtctaattacagcacactacaGGGCCCCGACCGTGGTTGTTAATGCGCTCTGCAGGGCTCCCGAGAGAGTGTGGGGGTGCGTGTGTGTAGTCTTGCTTGGGACACTGCGTCTGTGGCGAGAGACTAGCGTGTGTGTCCTTCCCTTATCGTTCTCTGTCTTTTCCTGtcgcctctctcccctctctacattATCACTATACTTTCCCCCTTCACTGGGCATCTGCCTGCACACCTCTCTCCACATGTCTGCTCCGCTCTTTCCCCCTAATTTCCATTGACTCAGTCACTCATCCTCCCGTCTCCCTCTACACCTTCCCACTTCTGttgctcttctctctccctcggtctTCTCATTCACCACTTTCATGTTAGATTGATTGCTCCACGAATTGCTCTTTcgtccccctcttctccctccttgtGTCACGTGGGAATGTCTTTATCATACACTATGTGTCGTACAATGAGTATATCTCTGTCTTGGTCTTTTCGGGGAGTGGAAGTAATGTGTAGAGTAGATGTGAGCACGTGTGATTGAGGCGTTGCGCTGTTTAAATGCGGGGGGAAAAATGTCTTTGGCATTACAtcgacctccctctctcctcttctctctcagtgGAGCAAGAGCGTGACCTGCTGCAGCCACGGCCGTACTGGAAGGAGTTCCGTTTTGACCTGACGCCCCTCCCCCAGGGGGAAACGGTCACAGCTGCAGAGTTTCGCATTTATAAGACCCTGACCATGGGCCAGAGGGCCAACCGCAGCCTGCACATCTCTGTCTACGAGATCCAACGGGAGAACAAACACAGGTTCCTGCCACTAGATCACCTGGTtttataactctctctctctctcgctctctgacacATTTAAATGATCAACTTTGGGTTTTTTTTGCATTAAAAAGGATGAAAGGGTGCATTTTTGCATGATTCCCCTCACTCTCTTGACAGGCTCTCCCTTCACTCCATACACCATGGTTTGGCTTATCGTTccagatgttttttgtttgttgctttgGCAAAATGCAATGTTGAATTTGTTATGCTCTTCACCCTGGCTTCACAGAACTCCTTGCAGAATAACTCATTGGCCACGTTGTGGCTTATGAGGACGCCTTGTACAAACCTGGTTCTCGAGAGCTGAAGCTCAgtggctgtctctctctactgcatGACCATGCAACGTGGTTTGCGTATCTCTCCCGAATTTTGTCGTCTCATGCTACTCCTCGACGTTCCTCAGAGAACCAGAGCTGGTGCTGCTGGACATGCAGTCGGTGCCAGCGGGGCAGGAGGGCTGGCTGGCTTTTGACGTGACCTCGGCCAGCAACCGATGGCTCCTGCACCCCCGAAGTAACCTGGGCATCCGGCTCTACgtggagacagaggagggtgagctTCATAGAGTTACTACTATGGTCAGGGTCAGGAAATGCTCTGCTGATGTGGAGGCTATTTCCCACAAAGTGGATTTCTTGATTATTATGCCTTTGAATAAGGAGGGAAGTTCACTGAGAATACACACACTGATACCTGTGCTGTAATACTGTAATGTCATATAGTGTCTGTAATTGTTCAGTAAATAAATAGAAATGGAGATATGCTGTTTTGGTTTACCTCAAGattgttctctttctttctcagacCGGTCCCTGTCAGCTGGGTGGGTAGGCTTGGTGGGTCGTAGGGGCCCCCGCTCCAAACAGCCCTTCATGGTGACCTTTTTCAGGGCCAGCCAGGCCCCCTGTCGCCCCCCGCGGGCCGTGAAACCCAACCCCCATAAGAAGAAGCCCAAATACGACCTGCCCTTGCCCAGTATACATGGTGAGGTCCTACAAGGTCAGGGGACAACACTGGTTTTTCGTCTTCTAGTTAAACTTGTTTTATGCACAGTTTAAAGGGATAGCTCATCTCAATTACAAAATTACTTAAGTTGTGTTTACATTTCATTTGAAATCCAATGCATCCAAAGTGTACATTAGTCTTTCCTGGTTCATAACATATTTTTCGGTCCCTTTCAGATCACAGCCATGTCAACAGCGGGCGTCAGGCTTGTAAGAGACATGAATTATATGTGAGCTTCAGTGATCTAGGCTGGAAGGTGAGATTATGTCTCAACTACTCAATCTGCTGAATAGATAATCAGGAGCTAACATTGTACCACCTTATATTTAGGGAAGCAAGGCATGTGTAGGATGTGCATTGTAGAGTATGTTATTTTTATTCTTTATCTTTttcttttatttatgtatttctcATGGAAAGAGTATTCTCGTCATTCATCTAATCTTGTCATTTGATTTCTATGGTATTTCTCTCCATTAGGACTGGGTATTGGCTCCTACGGGTTACTCTGCCTTCTACTGTGATGGAGAATGCCTCTACCCTCTGGGTTCCTGCATGAATGCCACCAACCACGCTATGATCCAACTAGTGGTCAGTATGCCCTCACATGAATGTTAACATTACTGGTTTCAGTGGGAAAGATGGTTCAGACATTAACCTGTACCAGGTTACTACACACACTGATAATACAAAACAttgaggacacctgctctttccatgacatagactgaccaagtgaaagctatgatcccttattgatgtcacttgttgaatccgcttcaatcagtgtagacgaaggggagttaaagaaagattttaaaaccttgagagaattgagacatggattgtgtgtgtcattcagagggtgaatcggcaagacaaaagatttaactgtctttgaacggggtatggtattaggtgccaggcgcaccgggtaaagtgtgtcaagaactgcaacactgctgtgtttttcatgctcaacagtttccccatgtgtatcaagaatggtccaccacccaaaggacgtccagccaacttgacacaacatgggccagcatccttgtggaacgcttAGGGcagcttgtagagtccatgccccaacgaattgaggctgttctcagGGACAaagggtgtgcaactcaatattaggaaatgttcctaatgttttgtgcactcagtgtatgtagTCCTACATGTTTTTAAATAGTACAGTATCACAAACGACAGTACAAAACCATATAAAGTGTGGGCCTGTAGTATCtgtaaatcaacaaaacattgtttttatttcCATTTTCAAATAAAGCATCATTGTTCATGTAATAATCTAATATCAATATTAGAACTCTAGGAAAAGGTCATGAAATCAAataaatgaaaatacagaaacCAAAATGTTTTTGAACTACaacttattttatttaaaaatgtaaaaatcaatGCAAAGTAATGTAGTGCATTGGTGTCTCGATCCCTGTTGGGTGGCAAAGTGTCACAAGAATCCTGTggggagagaaaacaagagaatACATTAAATTAATGGGTGTTAAAAACTAATCAGGGTTCAACAAAGCACTTAGTCCTCAATTccttcaaaagagagagagaaggagaaaggagtaTGGTCCCTGCAGTAGGACTACATGCTGGCCATGAGGTTCTCCAAGTGGTACTCCAGGAGGCTGGAGAGCTCAGtgaccagagactctgggttaaaGTACCAGGCCAGCTGCTGGCCAAACATGTCATCTAGCAGAGCCATCAGCCCGCCCTGAAgagaacaccacacaacacacagaaaATGGCTCTGAGTTACTAGCTTatcaagaggagagagacaatcagaaatactccCCCTAAAATGGCATTGAAACCCTGTAAACCATGAGTAAGGAAGTACACTAAGAATATGGAAGTAACCTAGACCCTTACACTGAGCTGCAGCAGGTATCTGTCAGCCTCTGGCTCCATGTTGGCAGCAGTGGGCAGGAAGGAGTACAGGAGAGCGTACAGACGCTCCACGAACCCACCAGGGTGCTAAAGGAAACaaaggaggagaaaagaggagaggaattTAAGTGAAACTGCTAATAGACAGATATCAAAACATGTACCAGTGAGATGCTACTTACCACCATCAGGGACTTCTGAGCTGTCATCAACCCAAACAGCACCAGCTCAAAGAGGACATCTATCATGTTCATATGATGGATCTAGGACAAGAAAACATGTTTGGAGAAAATAGGAATGATTTTATATAGATCAGCTACTGTGATGTATAAAATACATGCATGTGGAAGAACTTAGTGAGACTTGAAAGAGTTCATGAACTCACCTTTGCCTCAGCCAGCTCCCTCTCAATGTCATTCCGCTTGGAGGGGTCACTCAGGTAGTCCACAAAGTCGTTATAGGTACTTATGAACTTGGCCTCGTCCTATGACAAAGAAAAGAGCATCTTTTAGTGAACAGAACACATTTCCCCTCAGGGACGCTCTCTTTCCCTTGAAAGAGAATGAGTTACCATGTGGTTGGCCTGAACCAGTGCGCCCAGGAGGACCTTTCCCGCCACAAACAGATGGTTCCTGCTCAGGGTGGAACCAAGCATGGTCTAGGGAAGAGTTAGGGTGAGACATCttcctctaggagacagaacaagaagtcacagagagaaaaagaaaaatgGGTCCACTCACAGTGAAGGCCTGGCGCAGGGAGACGAGCCTCAGGGCGATGTCCTCCACTCTCTTGGTGGTAAGGTAGAGGCTGTGGAAGGGAGGGAATGGAGCATGTCAACCATTAGAGTCAATGGGGGATAACAGCATTATGACCACTATCCTTCTGCATCTGACAGGCCCAGATATTTAGAGGAACTCACTTTAGCAGAGGAACCTCCCTCTCCTCAGGCAGCAGGTCCTTCTCCCAGCCCTACgacaacaaaacaagcattcAAAATCAGTGACCAATGCAATGACATGACAAACAATCGGTCAATGGAAGGATCGTAATGCTCCTAGTCaatagtatgtgtgtgtaacGTCTGACCTCATAGCAGTTGTGGCCCTCAGGCTCTGGGTCAGTGAAGTGCTGAGTGGTGGGCGTAGAGAAGGAGGCAGCCTCCGACCACGCTGAAGAGGAGAGAAGCTCGTCCAGCCCCATGTGGAGAGTGGTGTACACCACTGAGACATCAGTCTGCtactcaaaacacacacaacacacctgtTTACTACACACACGTTATTAGAAAACACACCAAATCTAATGAAAAAATGCCCAGTAATGTCTAGTCTATATACAAAGGAAATTGTTTATTTACCTGGTAGCAGCCAAGCGTCACGTCCACAGACGTCTCGTGGCGGAGGTGAGACGCATAGTGGGTCACCCTGCCAGCCACACGCTaacagagagagaatacatgTTAAGGCCAAATGGAATAAGTGAAGAAAAGCCTAATCTAATACTATTTCAGTAGTATTTCCGTCTTACCTGGATCCAAGTGATGGACTGCACTTTGGTGGCACAGTAGGGGATGCCCTCTGGGCAAAGCCTGGCTGTCTCCTTGGAGATGGCCCACACCAGTTGAGTCTCCAGGCCTCTCACCCTACTCACGTGGTGCATCCTCACCACCACCTGCTGTTGAGATAAACAACAAGACAACGTCAACAAAACCACTTCAGCAATTGCTGTGACACATTTCCATCAAGATCAAATTACTGACAATGTAGGATTGGGAAGTTACAAAGACATAAACCTGGGATCCCCCACGCATGTAGGTGATGATGGGGCTGATGAACTGGAAAGTTCTCCAAGCTATAACCACCGGACCGGCATTGTTCtgcacattacaatacattcatgttGGAAACAGTAAACATTGTAACagtgatgtgactgtgtgtgtgtgggggggggggggtctcttacCCTGATCACAACAGGCCCACAGTACAAGGGGCTGAACCTAATCAGAATCAACTGCCAATTGCCAGTGGCCTCCTAAAGCAGAAAGCAGACAAGATAAGTGTTTAATGTCAGAGACACAACTTGAATATCTGGGATATTTTTCAAACATAAAACCCCAAACTTTCTGAAAATTGTACCTCAAAGATAGTCTGCACATCTGGCACATCCTCAAGGATGATAGCAGCAGCATTCTGGACATCAAGGAGGACTGGCAGCTGTGGAATATCTGGCACATCATCCAATGGCACATCCAACTGGACCTCATCCAGGACAGTTGTTTCTAAAATTAGGAACGTTGGAATATAAAATAAACAATTGTTAGGACAAAACGTAGCAAGATTGCtaatactagctagctaggtagcaaaAGTCGATCGCTGTGCAACAGTTACTAAAgtgaatgttagctagcaagctagctagctacaacatcTCTGGCACAAGCATTTTTGCCAAATCTGAATTATAGAAATACACAACATTTCGCAAATTATAATGACATTGTTAAATGAAGTAAACACAGAGTTTTAAACTCCACATACCCTCTTCGAAGTCGCTGTCACTGTCCATCTGTCGACGATCACGAACCCTGCAAAACAGAAAAAGACAAGAAAAACGAGCCACAAATGAATTTGAACAACCTGTTGACGCAGTAGGCCGCAGACGTCCACGCACTCTCTCCGTCAGTCTTGAAAAGCACCCAGGCATTTTCCAGTTGATTGTTCAGGTCTGAAAAATCAATCCAGTTTGTTGTCAGCAGCAAACAGAAGTTGTTGTTTTCGCACAGAAAACGTTCCATAGAACGTCGGTTAGATGTATCTTGGCAACACATGTTCGACAGTTATTGTTTACAAAATTGCAAACTGTGTTGCCATAGAAATGAGTTTGGAATTATATGATTCCCTTTAGAATCCGTTAAAATTGCTTGTCAACATTCTATTGACGTTGAAGTGCTCCTTCGTAGTTCAGTTGATAGAGCATgacgcttgcaacgccagggtagtgggttcgattcccgtcACCACCCATACATAAACGACAACAGGTTTTATTGTAattcgctttggataaaagcgtctgatGAATgacatatatattatttttatataGTCACTTATACAATGTAGAGAGAAAAATGGTCAATTCAAGAGGGCGCTACGAAATTCATGTCCAAACGTCGTTTTCTTTGCCTGATGTCATTACAAATGACATAGAATTAATCATTAGCTTGTTCTCTACAATATTATAACATTCATATACTTGTACTTGACAGTGTTGATGAAATAATAACGATAATTTGCTGTGACCATTGCTAGTTTAGACTACACAGAACTTGGTTGTATGTGTTTCATATTTGGTGTTGTGGGGTTAAATTCTGAGTAAATCGTCGGTAACTTTTCAACCATATATGGTAGAGACATTTAGACCTTTGTTTTCTGATATAATGTTCTTTTGATTGGGCATATTTGTAAACATTGAATGAATTAATAATTGTATGGGTGTACACCCTATATATTTGGGGCTATTTTGACACCAGATGCTTTCCTATATCGTTGGTAtaatataaaatacaaataacaAATATTGTGTTTTATAAAGTCACTAGCTAGGTTGGAAGAATGAGACAAACAaggttatttttttgtgtgttgtttaacccctgaaagtatagtctttgCGACAGTGGGCAATAAAGTCTTTTGGAGGACTTATTGACCAAATTCAGACACAGCCCACGGAAAAAATCACGGAAGGctctacactaccggtcaaaagttttagaacacctactcattcaaggggttttctttattttcactattttctacattgaagaaaaatagtgaagacatctaaacgatgaaataacacatatggaatcatgtagtaaccaaaaaagtgtcaaacaaatccaaatatattttagattcttcaaagtagccaccctatgccttgatgacagctttgcacacgcttggcattctctcaaccagcttcatgagaaggtcacctggaatgcatttcaattaactggtgtgccttCTTACAAGTGgattttttttccattttaaTGCGTTTGacccaatcaattgtgttgtgacaaggtagggggagtatacagaagatatccgtATTTggcaaaataccaagtccatattatggcaagaacagctcaaataagcaaagagaaacaacagtcaatcattactttatgacatgaaggtcagtcaatacggaatatTTCAAGTGTAGTCacaaaaacaatcaagcgctatgatgaaactggctctcatgaggaccaccacagcaatggaagacccagagttacatctgctgcagaggataagtgtCACGATCGTTAttgtatgaatcggaccaaggttCAGCGTGGTATGGTTCCATCCTCTTTTATTTGAAGTGAAACACACAGAAAACGGGAAGCTAATGTAGTGCTcgcaggcaactagacatagacaagatcccacaaccaaagtggggaaaaggctgcctaaatatgatcagAGACAAcgctaaacagctgcctctgattgggaaccataccaggccaacatagaaatacaaaaa
The DNA window shown above is from Oncorhynchus mykiss isolate Arlee chromosome 18, USDA_OmykA_1.1, whole genome shotgun sequence and carries:
- the LOC110496162 gene encoding bone morphogenetic protein 8B isoform X1, which encodes MATDTLEDLPQTTQSLDRRDGFRPCVDTHACPSSGRRRIHDNSSKYTYRRLLQLPLFPVALLLAPLLLCLWGHQAQGVVHSSFRRLSSREKKEMQREILSILGLPGRPRPHPPLRPPSSAPLFMLDLYHAVSAKGDEGNGMGNWVGGLGFGGADGLTGHVSHAALPTLNTYTAPLGTVVSEADTVMSFVNLVEQERDLLQPRPYWKEFRFDLTPLPQGETVTAAEFRIYKTLTMGQRANRSLHISVYEIQRENKHREPELVLLDMQSVPAGQEGWLAFDVTSASNRWLLHPRSNLGIRLYVETEEDRSLSAGWVGLVGRRGPRSKQPFMVTFFRASQAPCRPPRAVKPNPHKKKPKYDLPLPSIHGEVLQDHSHVNSGRQACKRHELYVSFSDLGWKDWVLAPTGYSAFYCDGECLYPLGSCMNATNHAMIQLVVHLLKPDEVPKACCAPTKLSPISVLFYDDNNNVILKKHRNMVVKTCGCL
- the LOC118936476 gene encoding uncharacterized protein LOC118936476, whose amino-acid sequence is MYCNVQNNAGPVVIAWRTFQFISPIITYMRGGSQQVVVRMHHVSRVRGLETQLVWAISKETARLCPEGIPYCATKVQSITWIQRVAGRVTHYASHLRHETSVDVTLGCYQQTDVSVVYTTLHMGLDELLSSSAWSEAASFSTPTTQHFTDPEPEGHNCYEGWEKDLLPEEREVPLLNLYLTTKRVEDIALRLVSLRQAFTDEAKFISTYNDFVDYLSDPSKRNDIERELAEAKIHHMNMIDVLFELVLFGLMTAQKSLMVHPGGFVERLYALLYSFLPTAANMEPEADRYLLQLSVRV